From the bacterium genome, one window contains:
- a CDS encoding CxxxxCH/CxxCH domain-containing protein — protein MGAQSRFRPALLVLGVLMLAALLGMPSGGQAAHDMNWDCYVCHNIKGGAVWQNSYSISSAKKIGMNPYSRPITCDICHTDYGTKFGSTSVSKHPVRIIVLDNTQADNNPYGSSPSFVDCRDCHSGNQTTPLTAPLDPDVSPLNYSGLAGNGVSDGYPNHDNTITGYTITPAAWGAGNVVTPGTEPHLGSSYAPTAVYNKVPSNVPLTDYALCFSCHDGTAGRTNRRVDVKTKYSTGKGHYYKYGTPTGGTNGNKMPCSDCHASHNAANNSRLYVSPKGTTGGLLDFADPASPTAAEIRFLCMDCHDDYGTPTNGTPLVRGVEPPTRKTGIAGHAGADTQSCKQCHDPHDTPGGGPDCLSCHTAGGAAGTTYDYIDAMFKGVGSDNTATQPASSGSLTWSQHGGFVSVGGAPRFLYTSPYNTKATNDCFKCHGDRHNNTYALIDADNTDSYAYNTALGMDDNTAAGITNANNFCLTCHDGNGTAADVQIGNTAPPNVATNYVTGGHGRPLASGAYTVSLNNPAYLKCTDCHEVHGSNHNKLLPAKKNEVAANFTIPSNFPEKTFRSGGSALLASTIDFTDYSSPASGKGFGTTGDPGDQHAPAGATTGFCDACHKFAGRANRGTDNVTNKAHTHEGLVGEPNQTSPSQMTFTKDCLECHDTHGTTNLEMVDTTINAQAVTFTARTNASSFDPVEAGSTVNVNSVCVVCHQNPTESPALNVDHNYRTSIVNPDHNEGTNCTSCHPHGVTSDAKKFGFPQAACNSCHGAASDTAGMPAFGDTGTYHADTNNVIGTRAGDNTVHKIHVNYLVGKRGVARSFACYVCHVGGGSGESGGHPGNPTNKTFKTGTQPTAVPYLQVALDNTGAVVNVWNGAGTGPSYSGTPGTAADNTNGWKTCSNTNCHYALSPSWSGKQQITAPPGTMTVSTPDALPAAGSVGQGTTNNVVDKIRLQTDASGMVTDNQFKVRLLAGSTAQNGTDIAKVAFWEDVDNDNTVSAGDVQIGGSAVFSATDNGYTVGPVSYNVAASTTKQILVAVDLAAGAVNGRTMTFSTVNGDIKATYGSITAWTTFNSNQFTAAAPGTLTVSTPDALPAAGPVMVGSGNNLLDKINLAATGGYALVTGLKVKELGTAQNGTDIANITFWRDVNANGTLEPGTDTILGGAATFNAADNTYSVTGLSLNVSSGATERILVVDNVAAGATTTRTIQTQVVDGTYVTLSAGTVAGTFPITASTIQTISSGGQLTVTTPDALPALGDIRGGSDGNVVDKILLTAASADVVVSGLWVKELGTSVDVSDIASVSFVDNTGGANTPLGTATFNAGDNTYRLTGLGLTVAVGTPRTILVTANIANGATAARTVQTQVLDSTYVQVSAGTVNAITSFSSTVQTIRALTAVIVTDTAGSTTPVTTTNVSASGTHQFYATATYSNAALNQDVTTASAWSRAGTATGSTVGAATGLYTAGTTAGTDNVAATYRGQSDNTTVNVSTAVAFPATTYIVNINNTTALGWVTTNMTTGTAKYGKNDNTTLVKSGQVTTSTYYGTTTAVTDNIAFTAVWNTAVPAGNNLTITGVTFRVNGRKGATADRIRLMLLYFNPSGGAETVIYDTGMINPSTWPTATPTTGFTHDNQSITPVAVPDGMKLGFRLRYNQTSATAMRLYVASTSGQTGNDNVTLYGTNSTGVAPAPPRTTGDTTAIACNTCHQFAPDDATAGYKDSNQYYYALPGSHAAHGVALVGGTNPANSAALDTCTVCHPAAADTYGSDHMSGTVNTRTGSIGTRTAGPAYADDGTFDNVTRTCSNVYCHAGRPTPQATGKSWGYGTAACGTCHAVTPPYGKHALHNNGNVATTPTETSTAGNYDFSCYYCHPSGTAHVNYPVSSFQAAQVAFSGTLGDNTLSGTYTPGVTTAGWDNVTSQGLSWTNGSCATYCHTNGRGGSALVTPTWNHAGFPTATCLGCHDTRGALTTLSTRHRKHTDNTAVTGYNYSCDECHAATVANDSWTALHATTGRPNHVDGLLTVQFGTSLRATAVAISGTYTQGVDECGSTYCHSDGSSIKNSGTIQANSIRWDNTTTPLPCNSCHGVGGPTTGAPNYTTSGTRRNSHPAHASVTCQTCHSQTTTTGTTITTPSNHINGTYQVSGTGFTYSNAAMLTTGSTCAFTAGCHSGTVTWGVPLTGGCFACHTGSEVANKPLESVDGVANPVDNTQYNSYGHGNSTTFTWDSIAGPAFLYGNTGAPNNGCYECHSSGASHVPKSATDPYRLGAWASNVDGLCNDCHGPSAANANRAVNSLNLGVLGHNKVNTGSVRTWPGNYDYKCVDCHDPHGDGNYFLIRSAVNNPANSTDTNTGSNSYGTPKDNALSAITFTSLAGFGPASYAISGTADGICEVCHNQTTLFNATGSDNAGTHASRTGRCTSCHGHTVGFKGAGHAAGSGCKGCHNAAQAARRAIQPDFDTTAQHAGTWAAIASADCELCHLELSQDSAVILKQWTGAATYTSVTYAPATLYTMNAFCLSCHGGAAYSKSFSVGGAPKDVGQYWQGTTSLSHNYAPATYNTLPQVTKARSPHGFPGTNQLKQEAWTTAVNQTKYTDLAPVACLECHPAHGSNTVSPAKLKGAAFSDGMTGGKMINAAEPTLCWTCHDTSTVGVKDYWGDSTTAGTHWTGNRLSPYFTYKQRAYASTHLVNDTAQPIACSICHNPHGASNAGQYNSPMLRASWMTSPYKEDRMGWLSGTARTTQTYLTKLTLSRYGPRGSSDFAYNNPKGRGNGFDNSTGVGHDGYFIDENTFGITGSMTSQAWTTTPITASHFTESDNSFAGLCATCHTDATWTGSGGMATMKTWLTTGITALGRGQTSWGAAIHNTVRGWAGSGATSDVLNPTNNPDMHGYSAAGSRTCMAYVSGCSSGWAPWWYYNWQGIPNTANQMSGANAVHQFPCSKCHTPHASELPKLMTTNCIDVGTSTTSRKLHGTQAAWTYPTIAGTTIGASNGAVAVLCHNQQKTNTTGGGGWNKVTGW, from the coding sequence ATGGGCGCACAGTCCCGGTTCCGACCCGCACTGCTCGTCCTTGGGGTCCTGATGCTGGCAGCCCTTTTGGGGATGCCGTCCGGGGGCCAGGCGGCCCACGACATGAATTGGGACTGCTACGTCTGTCACAACATAAAGGGCGGCGCCGTCTGGCAGAACTCGTACTCGATCTCGTCGGCCAAGAAGATCGGGATGAACCCCTACTCCCGCCCGATCACCTGCGACATCTGCCACACCGACTACGGCACAAAATTCGGCTCCACCAGCGTGTCGAAGCACCCGGTCCGGATCATCGTCCTCGACAACACCCAGGCGGACAACAACCCGTACGGTTCCTCTCCGTCCTTCGTCGATTGCCGGGACTGCCACAGCGGCAACCAGACGACCCCCTTGACGGCTCCCCTTGACCCCGACGTCTCCCCGTTGAACTATTCCGGCCTTGCAGGAAACGGCGTGAGCGACGGGTACCCGAACCACGACAACACGATCACCGGGTACACCATCACCCCTGCCGCGTGGGGCGCCGGAAACGTGGTGACCCCCGGCACCGAGCCGCACCTCGGCTCCTCCTACGCCCCGACGGCGGTCTACAACAAGGTTCCTTCCAACGTACCCCTGACGGATTACGCCCTGTGCTTTTCCTGCCACGACGGGACGGCGGGGCGCACGAACCGCCGGGTGGACGTGAAGACAAAGTACAGCACGGGGAAGGGGCACTACTACAAGTACGGCACGCCGACGGGCGGCACGAACGGGAACAAGATGCCGTGCTCCGACTGCCACGCCTCCCACAACGCGGCGAACAACTCGCGGCTGTACGTGAGCCCGAAGGGGACGACGGGGGGGTTGCTGGACTTCGCGGACCCGGCTTCGCCGACGGCGGCGGAAATCCGCTTCCTGTGCATGGATTGCCACGACGATTACGGAACCCCGACGAACGGAACGCCTTTGGTGCGCGGGGTCGAGCCGCCGACGCGGAAGACGGGGATCGCCGGCCACGCGGGGGCGGACACGCAGTCGTGCAAGCAGTGCCACGACCCGCACGACACCCCGGGCGGGGGACCGGATTGCCTCTCCTGCCATACCGCAGGCGGGGCGGCGGGGACCACGTACGACTACATCGACGCCATGTTCAAGGGGGTCGGCTCCGACAACACGGCCACCCAGCCGGCTTCATCGGGGTCGCTCACCTGGAGCCAGCACGGCGGGTTCGTTTCCGTCGGCGGCGCCCCCCGGTTCCTTTACACGTCGCCGTACAACACCAAGGCGACCAACGACTGCTTCAAGTGCCACGGCGACCGTCACAACAACACCTATGCGCTGATCGACGCGGACAACACCGATTCCTACGCCTACAACACGGCATTGGGGATGGACGACAACACGGCGGCGGGGATCACGAACGCCAACAATTTCTGCCTCACGTGCCACGACGGCAACGGGACCGCGGCGGACGTCCAGATCGGGAACACGGCTCCTCCGAACGTGGCGACGAACTACGTGACCGGCGGGCACGGCCGTCCCCTGGCGTCCGGCGCCTACACCGTATCGCTGAACAACCCGGCGTACCTGAAGTGCACCGACTGCCACGAGGTGCACGGGTCGAACCACAACAAGCTTCTTCCCGCGAAAAAGAACGAGGTTGCCGCGAACTTCACGATCCCGTCGAACTTCCCCGAGAAGACGTTCCGCAGCGGCGGCAGCGCCTTGCTTGCCAGCACCATCGATTTCACGGACTACTCCAGCCCGGCCTCGGGCAAGGGGTTCGGCACGACCGGCGACCCCGGCGACCAGCACGCTCCCGCGGGGGCGACGACGGGCTTCTGCGACGCATGCCACAAGTTCGCGGGCCGCGCCAACCGCGGCACCGACAACGTGACGAACAAGGCGCACACCCACGAGGGGCTCGTCGGGGAACCGAACCAGACGTCGCCGTCCCAGATGACGTTCACGAAGGATTGCCTCGAGTGCCACGACACGCACGGGACCACCAACCTCGAGATGGTGGACACGACGATCAACGCGCAGGCGGTGACGTTCACGGCGCGGACCAACGCAAGCTCCTTCGACCCGGTCGAGGCGGGGAGCACCGTGAACGTGAACTCGGTGTGCGTGGTATGCCACCAGAACCCGACCGAGAGCCCGGCCCTGAACGTGGATCACAACTACCGGACCTCCATAGTAAACCCCGACCACAACGAGGGCACGAACTGCACGTCGTGCCACCCGCACGGGGTCACGTCCGACGCGAAGAAGTTCGGCTTCCCGCAGGCGGCGTGCAACTCGTGCCACGGGGCGGCGTCCGACACGGCCGGAATGCCCGCGTTTGGGGATACGGGGACGTACCATGCCGACACCAACAACGTGATCGGCACCCGGGCCGGGGACAACACGGTCCACAAGATCCACGTGAACTACCTCGTGGGCAAGCGGGGTGTGGCGAGAAGCTTCGCCTGCTACGTCTGCCACGTCGGGGGCGGTTCCGGCGAGTCCGGCGGACACCCGGGAAACCCCACGAATAAAACGTTCAAGACCGGCACGCAGCCGACGGCGGTCCCGTACCTCCAGGTCGCCCTCGACAACACGGGCGCGGTGGTGAACGTCTGGAACGGCGCCGGTACGGGACCGAGCTACAGCGGGACGCCGGGAACGGCGGCCGACAACACGAACGGATGGAAGACGTGCTCCAACACGAACTGCCACTACGCCCTGTCGCCGTCCTGGTCCGGGAAGCAGCAGATCACCGCGCCTCCCGGCACGATGACGGTTTCGACGCCCGACGCATTGCCTGCGGCGGGCAGCGTCGGCCAAGGCACGACCAACAACGTGGTCGACAAGATCCGCCTGCAGACGGACGCCTCGGGGATGGTCACCGACAACCAGTTCAAGGTGCGCCTGCTCGCCGGGAGCACGGCGCAGAACGGCACGGACATCGCGAAGGTGGCGTTCTGGGAAGACGTCGACAACGACAACACCGTGAGCGCGGGCGACGTCCAGATCGGCGGCAGCGCCGTCTTCAGCGCAACGGACAACGGGTACACCGTCGGGCCGGTCAGTTACAACGTGGCTGCGAGCACCACCAAGCAGATCCTGGTCGCGGTCGACCTCGCCGCGGGCGCGGTGAACGGCCGGACGATGACCTTCTCCACCGTGAACGGCGACATAAAAGCGACGTACGGCTCGATCACCGCCTGGACGACGTTCAACTCGAACCAGTTCACCGCCGCCGCGCCGGGGACGCTCACTGTGTCCACCCCCGACGCCCTTCCGGCCGCCGGCCCCGTGATGGTCGGGTCGGGAAACAACCTGCTGGACAAGATCAACCTCGCCGCGACCGGCGGGTATGCCCTCGTCACCGGGCTCAAGGTGAAGGAACTGGGGACCGCCCAGAACGGGACCGACATCGCCAACATCACCTTCTGGAGGGACGTGAACGCAAACGGAACGCTGGAACCCGGGACCGACACGATCCTCGGCGGGGCGGCGACGTTCAACGCGGCGGACAACACCTACAGCGTGACCGGGCTCTCCCTGAACGTCTCTTCCGGGGCCACGGAACGGATCCTCGTGGTCGACAACGTGGCGGCGGGCGCCACCACCACGCGGACGATCCAGACCCAGGTGGTCGACGGCACGTACGTGACGCTATCCGCCGGTACGGTCGCGGGAACCTTCCCGATCACCGCCTCCACGATCCAGACGATCAGCAGCGGCGGGCAGCTTACCGTGACGACGCCCGACGCCCTTCCGGCGCTCGGAGACATCCGGGGAGGGTCGGACGGCAACGTGGTGGACAAGATCCTCCTCACCGCGGCATCGGCCGACGTGGTGGTGAGCGGGTTGTGGGTGAAAGAGCTTGGGACTTCGGTCGACGTGTCAGACATCGCCTCCGTCTCCTTCGTGGACAACACCGGCGGGGCGAACACCCCGCTGGGCACCGCGACGTTCAACGCAGGCGACAACACGTACCGCCTGACGGGGCTGGGTCTCACGGTCGCGGTCGGAACCCCCCGGACCATCCTGGTGACGGCGAACATCGCGAACGGCGCGACCGCCGCGAGGACCGTCCAGACACAAGTGTTGGACAGCACCTACGTGCAGGTCTCGGCGGGTACCGTCAACGCGATCACCTCCTTCAGTTCCACCGTCCAGACGATCCGGGCGCTCACCGCGGTGATCGTCACCGACACGGCGGGGTCCACGACGCCGGTGACCACGACGAATGTCAGCGCGAGCGGTACGCACCAGTTCTACGCCACGGCGACCTACTCGAACGCCGCGCTGAACCAGGACGTGACCACCGCCTCCGCCTGGTCTCGCGCCGGCACCGCGACCGGAAGCACCGTTGGAGCGGCCACCGGCCTGTACACCGCCGGCACCACCGCCGGCACCGACAACGTGGCGGCAACCTACCGTGGGCAGAGCGACAACACGACGGTGAACGTCTCGACCGCCGTTGCCTTCCCGGCGACGACCTACATCGTCAACATCAACAACACGACGGCCCTCGGCTGGGTCACGACGAACATGACCACCGGTACGGCGAAATACGGGAAGAACGACAACACGACCCTGGTGAAGAGCGGGCAGGTCACCACCAGCACGTACTACGGGACCACGACGGCGGTGACGGACAACATCGCCTTCACGGCGGTCTGGAACACGGCGGTCCCGGCGGGGAACAACCTGACGATCACCGGCGTGACCTTCCGGGTCAACGGACGAAAGGGTGCCACGGCCGACCGGATCCGGCTGATGCTGCTGTACTTCAATCCGTCCGGCGGGGCGGAGACGGTCATCTACGACACCGGCATGATCAACCCTTCGACCTGGCCGACTGCCACCCCCACGACCGGTTTCACGCACGACAACCAGTCGATCACGCCGGTGGCGGTTCCCGACGGAATGAAGCTCGGCTTCCGATTGCGGTACAACCAGACCTCCGCTACCGCGATGCGGCTGTACGTGGCCTCTACGTCCGGTCAGACAGGGAACGACAACGTGACATTGTACGGCACGAACAGCACAGGCGTAGCCCCTGCCCCGCCCCGCACCACCGGCGACACGACGGCCATCGCCTGCAACACGTGCCACCAGTTCGCGCCGGACGACGCGACGGCGGGATACAAGGACAGCAACCAGTACTACTACGCGCTACCGGGGTCGCACGCGGCGCACGGCGTAGCCCTCGTCGGCGGTACCAATCCCGCGAACTCCGCGGCGCTGGACACCTGCACGGTCTGCCACCCCGCGGCCGCCGATACGTACGGCTCCGACCATATGTCGGGCACCGTGAACACCCGCACCGGCTCGATCGGCACGCGGACCGCCGGGCCCGCGTACGCCGACGACGGGACGTTCGACAACGTGACGCGGACCTGCTCGAACGTCTACTGCCACGCGGGCCGTCCGACGCCGCAGGCGACGGGCAAGTCGTGGGGGTACGGGACCGCGGCGTGCGGGACGTGCCACGCGGTGACGCCGCCGTACGGCAAGCACGCCCTCCACAACAACGGGAACGTCGCGACGACGCCGACGGAGACGTCGACGGCGGGGAACTACGACTTCTCCTGCTACTACTGCCACCCGTCGGGGACGGCGCACGTGAACTACCCGGTATCGTCCTTCCAGGCGGCGCAGGTCGCCTTCTCGGGAACGCTGGGCGACAACACGTTGAGCGGTACGTACACGCCGGGCGTGACCACCGCCGGCTGGGACAACGTGACGAGCCAGGGCCTCTCCTGGACGAACGGAAGCTGCGCGACGTACTGCCACACCAACGGCCGGGGCGGGTCCGCCCTGGTCACGCCGACGTGGAACCATGCCGGGTTCCCGACTGCGACGTGCCTCGGGTGCCACGACACGCGGGGCGCCTTGACCACGCTGTCCACGCGCCACCGGAAGCACACGGACAACACGGCGGTGACGGGGTACAACTACAGCTGCGACGAGTGCCATGCGGCGACGGTGGCGAACGACTCGTGGACGGCGCTGCACGCCACGACGGGTCGTCCCAACCACGTGGACGGTCTCCTGACCGTGCAGTTCGGCACGTCGTTGCGGGCGACCGCGGTCGCGATCTCGGGTACGTACACGCAGGGTGTGGACGAATGCGGGAGCACATACTGCCACAGCGACGGGTCGAGCATCAAGAACTCCGGGACGATCCAGGCGAACTCGATCCGTTGGGACAACACCACGACCCCGCTGCCGTGCAACTCCTGCCACGGGGTCGGGGGCCCGACGACCGGTGCGCCGAACTACACGACTTCCGGCACCCGCAGGAACAGCCACCCGGCGCACGCATCGGTTACGTGCCAGACGTGCCACAGCCAGACGACCACCACAGGGACCACGATCACGACGCCGTCGAACCACATAAACGGCACGTACCAGGTGAGCGGGACGGGGTTCACGTATAGCAACGCGGCCATGCTGACGACGGGCTCGACCTGCGCATTTACGGCGGGGTGCCACAGCGGCACGGTGACGTGGGGAGTCCCTCTGACCGGCGGCTGCTTCGCCTGCCACACGGGCTCCGAAGTGGCGAACAAGCCTTTGGAGTCGGTGGACGGGGTGGCCAACCCGGTGGACAACACGCAGTACAACAGCTACGGCCACGGGAACTCGACCACGTTCACCTGGGACTCCATCGCCGGCCCCGCTTTCCTGTACGGAAACACCGGTGCTCCGAACAACGGCTGCTACGAGTGCCACAGCAGCGGCGCGAGCCATGTTCCGAAGAGCGCGACCGACCCGTACCGCCTCGGGGCGTGGGCTTCGAATGTCGACGGCCTGTGCAACGACTGCCACGGCCCGTCGGCGGCGAACGCGAACAGGGCGGTGAACTCCCTGAACCTCGGCGTCCTCGGGCACAACAAGGTGAACACGGGATCTGTCCGAACCTGGCCCGGGAACTACGACTACAAGTGCGTGGACTGCCACGACCCGCACGGAGACGGGAACTACTTCCTGATCCGGTCGGCGGTGAACAATCCTGCGAACTCGACGGACACGAACACGGGGAGCAACAGCTACGGCACCCCGAAGGACAACGCGCTCTCCGCGATCACCTTCACGAGCCTTGCCGGGTTCGGTCCGGCCAGCTACGCGATCTCCGGCACGGCCGACGGCATCTGCGAGGTGTGCCACAACCAGACCACGCTCTTCAACGCCACCGGGTCCGACAACGCCGGCACCCACGCATCCCGCACCGGACGCTGCACCTCCTGCCACGGTCACACGGTCGGATTCAAGGGTGCCGGCCACGCGGCGGGCTCGGGCTGCAAGGGATGCCATAACGCGGCACAGGCCGCGCGACGGGCGATCCAGCCGGATTTCGACACCACCGCCCAGCATGCGGGCACGTGGGCGGCGATCGCATCCGCGGACTGCGAACTGTGCCACCTCGAACTGAGTCAGGACAGTGCCGTGATCCTGAAGCAGTGGACCGGCGCGGCGACGTACACCAGCGTTACGTACGCGCCTGCGACGCTCTACACCATGAACGCCTTCTGCCTCTCCTGCCACGGCGGCGCGGCATATTCCAAGTCGTTCAGCGTCGGCGGTGCGCCGAAGGATGTCGGCCAGTACTGGCAGGGCACGACGTCTCTTTCGCACAACTATGCGCCGGCGACCTACAACACGCTTCCGCAGGTGACCAAGGCGCGTTCCCCGCACGGCTTCCCCGGCACCAACCAGCTGAAGCAGGAAGCGTGGACGACGGCGGTCAACCAGACGAAATACACCGACCTCGCGCCGGTGGCCTGTCTCGAATGCCACCCGGCGCACGGTTCCAACACGGTTTCGCCTGCGAAGTTGAAGGGGGCGGCTTTCTCCGACGGGATGACCGGCGGAAAGATGATCAATGCCGCCGAGCCGACCCTCTGCTGGACCTGCCACGACACTTCGACCGTGGGGGTCAAGGATTACTGGGGAGACAGCACCACGGCGGGGACGCACTGGACAGGGAATCGTCTCTCGCCGTACTTTACCTATAAACAGCGGGCGTATGCTTCGACGCACCTGGTGAACGATACCGCCCAGCCGATCGCCTGTTCCATCTGCCACAACCCCCACGGGGCGAGCAATGCCGGACAGTATAACAGCCCGATGTTGCGCGCAAGCTGGATGACCTCCCCGTACAAGGAAGACCGGATGGGATGGCTGAGCGGAACCGCGAGGACGACGCAAACGTATTTGACGAAATTGACCCTGTCCCGATATGGCCCACGGGGCTCGTCCGACTTCGCGTACAACAACCCGAAGGGCCGCGGAAACGGCTTCGACAACAGCACGGGTGTCGGCCACGACGGGTACTTCATCGATGAAAACACGTTCGGGATCACCGGCAGCATGACGTCCCAAGCCTGGACGACCACCCCGATCACCGCCAGTCACTTCACGGAGTCCGACAACAGTTTTGCCGGCCTTTGCGCCACCTGCCACACCGATGCGACCTGGACCGGCTCCGGGGGCATGGCGACGATGAAAACGTGGCTGACCACGGGAATCACCGCACTCGGCAGAGGGCAGACAAGCTGGGGAGCGGCGATCCACAACACGGTCAGGGGGTGGGCGGGATCCGGCGCGACATCGGACGTTCTGAACCCGACGAATAATCCGGACATGCACGGGTATTCCGCCGCGGGTTCAAGGACCTGCATGGCGTACGTTTCCGGGTGCTCCAGCGGCTGGGCCCCCTGGTGGTATTACAACTGGCAGGGGATACCGAACACCGCGAACCAGATGTCCGGGGCGAACGCGGTCCATCAGTTCCCCTGTTCCAAGTGCCACACGCCGCACGCTTCCGAATTGCCGAAATTGATGACGACCAATTGCATCGACGTCGGCACGTCGACCACATCGAGGAAGCTTCACGGGACGCAGGCGGCTTGGACGTACCCGACGATTGCCGGCACCACCATCGGCGCAAGCAACGGTGCCGTGGCGGTTCTCTGCCATAACCAGCAGAAGACGAACACGACCGGCGGCGGCGGATGGAACAAGGTGACGGGATGGTGA